Proteins encoded together in one Quercus lobata isolate SW786 chromosome 3, ValleyOak3.0 Primary Assembly, whole genome shotgun sequence window:
- the LOC115979184 gene encoding uncharacterized protein LOC115979184 isoform X2, which produces MVGVAPNEGSRRRLPVWMLGVAAADQERKSDDVDKNNHHADEGLLPQACHSEAKNMTKAPGKGILVQEKGVNSHFLLKCETKKRRKAGLQDSNLDGIITETVTKKKKDNRLGRKLREPTARKRQKAKGSDFGRGEDFDIQLPNDDDVELTMDDLMTIAEEYVKAEKNKEQQVSNRECRSERIVPTMVSSSNVSVRLLDAPNGNQSSTTEEVTASHSSTVSLASEEIAIIDRRTGDPAQDMLDLFLGPLLKKPFEQENRSFIKDMEFAYEFERQSQNTVVGDEIEPLMKKKSSLKDKHLVNPLGDLFRLIILVTSSAPHLR; this is translated from the exons atggtTGGAGTTGCTCCTAATGAGGGAAGTCGACGGCGTTTACCGGTATGGATGCTGGGTGTAGCTGCTGCTGACCAAGAGAGAAAGTCTGATGATGTAGATAAAAACAACCACCATGCAGATGAGGGACTTTTGCCCCAAGCTTGCCATTCTGAAGCAAAAAATATGACTAAAGCACCTGGAAAAGGGATCCTGGTCCAAGAAAAAGGGGTGAAttcacattttcttttaaaatgtgaaacaaagaaaagaagaaaagcagGTCTACAGGATTCAAACCTTGATGGTATCATCACTGAAACTGTTACcaagaagaaaaaggataatAGGCTTGGGAGAAAACTTAGGGAACCTACTGCACGGAAAAGACAAAAGGCAAAGGGTTCTGACTTTGGAAGGGGTGAAGATTTTGACATTCAGCTTccaaatgatgatgatgtggaGCTGACAATGGATGATCTGATGACCATTGCTGAAGAG TATGTCAAAGCTGAGAAGAATAAGGAGCAACAAGTGTCAAATAGAGAATGCAGATCAGAAAGAATAGTCCCCACAATGGTCTCTTCCAGTAATGTCTCAGTGAGATTGCTTGATGCCCCAAATGGTAACCAAAGTTCAACCACTGAAGAAGTGACAGCTTCTCATAGTTCCACTGTGAGTTTAGCCAGTGAAGAAATTGCAATCATTGACAGGAGAACAGGAGATCCTGCTCAGGACATGTTGGATCTGTTTTTGGGTCCCTTGCTCAAGAAACCCTTTGAGCAGGAGAATAGATCTTTTATAAAGGATATGGAATTTGCCTATGAGTTTGAAAGGCAAAGTCAGAATACTGTTGTTGGAGATGAAATAGAGCCCCTGATGAAAAAGAAGAGCAGTCTCAAAGATAAG CACTTGGTTAATCCATTGGGCGACCTTTTCAGACTTATCATCTTAGTCACATCTTCAGCTCCTCACCTCAGATGA
- the LOC115979184 gene encoding uncharacterized protein LOC115979184 isoform X3 — protein MVGVAPNEGSRRRLPVWMLGVAAADQERKSDDVDKNNHHADEGLLPQACHSEAKNMTKAPGKGILVQEKGVNSHFLLKCETKKRRKAGLQDSNLDGIITETVTKKKKDNRLGRKLREPTARKRQKAKGSDFGRGEDFDIQLPNDDDVELTMDDLMTIAEEYVKAEKNKEQQVSNRECRSERIVPTMVSSSNVSVRLLDAPNGNQSSTTEEVTASHSSTVSLASEEIAIIDRRTGDPAQDMLDLFLGPLLKKPFEQENRSFIKDMEFAYEFERQSQNTVVGDEIEPLMKKKSSLKDKVAMFLD, from the exons atggtTGGAGTTGCTCCTAATGAGGGAAGTCGACGGCGTTTACCGGTATGGATGCTGGGTGTAGCTGCTGCTGACCAAGAGAGAAAGTCTGATGATGTAGATAAAAACAACCACCATGCAGATGAGGGACTTTTGCCCCAAGCTTGCCATTCTGAAGCAAAAAATATGACTAAAGCACCTGGAAAAGGGATCCTGGTCCAAGAAAAAGGGGTGAAttcacattttcttttaaaatgtgaaacaaagaaaagaagaaaagcagGTCTACAGGATTCAAACCTTGATGGTATCATCACTGAAACTGTTACcaagaagaaaaaggataatAGGCTTGGGAGAAAACTTAGGGAACCTACTGCACGGAAAAGACAAAAGGCAAAGGGTTCTGACTTTGGAAGGGGTGAAGATTTTGACATTCAGCTTccaaatgatgatgatgtggaGCTGACAATGGATGATCTGATGACCATTGCTGAAGAG TATGTCAAAGCTGAGAAGAATAAGGAGCAACAAGTGTCAAATAGAGAATGCAGATCAGAAAGAATAGTCCCCACAATGGTCTCTTCCAGTAATGTCTCAGTGAGATTGCTTGATGCCCCAAATGGTAACCAAAGTTCAACCACTGAAGAAGTGACAGCTTCTCATAGTTCCACTGTGAGTTTAGCCAGTGAAGAAATTGCAATCATTGACAGGAGAACAGGAGATCCTGCTCAGGACATGTTGGATCTGTTTTTGGGTCCCTTGCTCAAGAAACCCTTTGAGCAGGAGAATAGATCTTTTATAAAGGATATGGAATTTGCCTATGAGTTTGAAAGGCAAAGTCAGAATACTGTTGTTGGAGATGAAATAGAGCCCCTGATGAAAAAGAAGAGCAGTCTCAAAGATAAGGTAGCAATGTTTCTTGACTAA
- the LOC115979184 gene encoding uncharacterized protein LOC115979184 isoform X1 yields MPCGVKFFDIWDPVGHAGESCFSSFCIEELVGETSFKSLEYGRKEMVGVAPNEGSRRRLPVWMLGVAAADQERKSDDVDKNNHHADEGLLPQACHSEAKNMTKAPGKGILVQEKGVNSHFLLKCETKKRRKAGLQDSNLDGIITETVTKKKKDNRLGRKLREPTARKRQKAKGSDFGRGEDFDIQLPNDDDVELTMDDLMTIAEEYVKAEKNKEQQVSNRECRSERIVPTMVSSSNVSVRLLDAPNGNQSSTTEEVTASHSSTVSLASEEIAIIDRRTGDPAQDMLDLFLGPLLKKPFEQENRSFIKDMEFAYEFERQSQNTVVGDEIEPLMKKKSSLKDKVAMFLD; encoded by the exons ATGCCTTGTGGAGTGAAGTTTTTTGATATTTGGGATCCAGTGGGTCATGCTGGAGAGAGTtgcttctcttctttttgcattgaggaattggttggggaaacATCATTCAAATCTTTGGAATATG gaagaaaagaaatggtTGGAGTTGCTCCTAATGAGGGAAGTCGACGGCGTTTACCGGTATGGATGCTGGGTGTAGCTGCTGCTGACCAAGAGAGAAAGTCTGATGATGTAGATAAAAACAACCACCATGCAGATGAGGGACTTTTGCCCCAAGCTTGCCATTCTGAAGCAAAAAATATGACTAAAGCACCTGGAAAAGGGATCCTGGTCCAAGAAAAAGGGGTGAAttcacattttcttttaaaatgtgaaacaaagaaaagaagaaaagcagGTCTACAGGATTCAAACCTTGATGGTATCATCACTGAAACTGTTACcaagaagaaaaaggataatAGGCTTGGGAGAAAACTTAGGGAACCTACTGCACGGAAAAGACAAAAGGCAAAGGGTTCTGACTTTGGAAGGGGTGAAGATTTTGACATTCAGCTTccaaatgatgatgatgtggaGCTGACAATGGATGATCTGATGACCATTGCTGAAGAG TATGTCAAAGCTGAGAAGAATAAGGAGCAACAAGTGTCAAATAGAGAATGCAGATCAGAAAGAATAGTCCCCACAATGGTCTCTTCCAGTAATGTCTCAGTGAGATTGCTTGATGCCCCAAATGGTAACCAAAGTTCAACCACTGAAGAAGTGACAGCTTCTCATAGTTCCACTGTGAGTTTAGCCAGTGAAGAAATTGCAATCATTGACAGGAGAACAGGAGATCCTGCTCAGGACATGTTGGATCTGTTTTTGGGTCCCTTGCTCAAGAAACCCTTTGAGCAGGAGAATAGATCTTTTATAAAGGATATGGAATTTGCCTATGAGTTTGAAAGGCAAAGTCAGAATACTGTTGTTGGAGATGAAATAGAGCCCCTGATGAAAAAGAAGAGCAGTCTCAAAGATAAGGTAGCAATGTTTCTTGACTAA